From Streptomyces sp. TLI_053, a single genomic window includes:
- the hpnD gene encoding presqualene diphosphate synthase HpnD, producing MAAYRYCEAVTGLQARNFSYGIRLLPEPKRLAMSALYALARRVDDIGDGELPADRKAEALLRTRELLDEIRAGSVAEDDTDPIKVALADSARRFPIDLGGFDELIDGVEMDLKGAEYQTYEELKVYCRCVAGAIGRLSLGVYGCDDPERGARYADTLGLALQLTNILRDLREDALNGRTYLPMEDLVRFGCQEGFARPRPPVGADFAGLVSFEAARAQAAFEEGLRLLPMLDRRSRACTAAMAGIYHRLLGRIAADPESVLRGRVSLPGWEKAYVALSGLAGGRS from the coding sequence ATGGCGGCCTACCGGTACTGCGAGGCAGTGACCGGACTGCAGGCCCGCAACTTCAGCTACGGCATCAGGCTGCTGCCCGAGCCGAAGCGGCTGGCCATGTCGGCCCTGTACGCGCTGGCGCGCCGGGTGGACGACATCGGCGACGGCGAGCTCCCGGCCGACCGCAAGGCGGAAGCGCTGCTGCGCACCCGCGAACTGCTCGACGAGATCCGGGCCGGCTCCGTCGCGGAGGACGACACCGACCCGATCAAGGTCGCGCTCGCGGACAGTGCCCGGCGCTTCCCGATCGACCTCGGCGGCTTCGACGAGCTGATCGACGGCGTCGAGATGGACCTCAAGGGCGCCGAGTACCAGACCTACGAGGAGCTCAAGGTCTACTGCCGGTGCGTCGCCGGGGCCATCGGCCGGCTGTCGCTCGGCGTCTACGGCTGCGACGACCCCGAGCGCGGCGCCCGGTACGCCGACACCCTGGGGCTCGCGCTCCAGCTCACCAACATCCTGCGCGACCTGCGCGAGGACGCCCTCAACGGCCGCACCTACCTGCCGATGGAGGACCTCGTCCGGTTCGGCTGCCAGGAGGGCTTCGCCCGGCCCAGGCCCCCGGTCGGGGCCGACTTCGCCGGGCTGGTGTCGTTCGAGGCGGCCCGCGCCCAGGCGGCCTTCGAGGAGGGCCTGCGGCTGCTGCCGATGCTCGACCGCCGCAGCCGGGCCTGCACCGCCGCCATGGCGGGCATCTACCACCGGCTGCTCGGCCGGATCGCCGCCGACCCCGAGTCGGTGCTGCGCGGCCGGGTGTCGCTGCCGGGCTGGGAGAAGGCGTACGTGGCGCTTTCCGGGCTCGCCGGGGGGCGTTCTTGA
- the hpnE gene encoding hydroxysqualene dehydroxylase HpnE, translating into MTGRADAARPAAVVVGGGLAGITAALRLAEAGHRVTLAEGRPRLGGLAFSFRRGELTVDNGQHVYLRCCTAYRGLLERLGANRLVHLQERLDVPVLGVSGPADAPVRTLGRLGRAALPVPLHLAGSLARYPHLGPADRARVVRGALALRRLDLADPALDAVSFGDWLRRQGQNERTVAALWDLVGVATLNARADRVSLALAAMVFKTGLLSDPGASDIGTATVPLGDIHHDRALAELERAGVKVLLRARVSELKPAVPQHTVRLEGGGEPLTAETVVLAGAQDTALELLPPDALAHQERLADFGTSPILNVHVVYDRKVLRRPFFAALGSPVQWVFDRTAHSGLAGTSLGAAHPGAQYLALSQSAVEDEIDLPVAELRRRYLPELARLLPAAGGAEVLDFFVTRERTATFDPAPGTAALRPGPRTAVPGLLLAGAWTATGWPATMEGAVRSGHAAADEVPAADGRPRPADRGDGRWPR; encoded by the coding sequence ATGACCGGGCGAGCCGACGCCGCGCGCCCGGCCGCCGTCGTGGTCGGCGGCGGCCTCGCGGGCATCACCGCCGCGCTGCGGCTGGCGGAGGCGGGCCACCGGGTCACCCTCGCCGAGGGCCGGCCCCGCCTCGGCGGCCTGGCCTTCTCCTTCCGGCGCGGGGAGCTGACCGTCGACAACGGCCAGCACGTGTACCTGCGCTGCTGCACCGCCTACCGCGGCCTGCTGGAGCGCCTCGGCGCCAACCGGCTGGTCCACCTCCAGGAGCGGCTGGACGTGCCCGTCCTGGGCGTCTCCGGGCCCGCCGACGCGCCGGTCCGCACCCTGGGCCGGCTCGGACGCGCCGCGCTGCCGGTGCCGCTGCACCTCGCCGGCAGCCTGGCCCGCTACCCGCACCTCGGTCCGGCCGACCGGGCCCGGGTGGTGCGCGGCGCGCTCGCACTGCGCCGCCTCGACCTCGCCGACCCGGCCCTGGACGCCGTCTCCTTCGGCGACTGGCTGCGCCGGCAGGGCCAGAACGAGCGGACCGTCGCCGCGCTGTGGGACCTCGTCGGCGTGGCCACCCTGAACGCCAGGGCCGACCGGGTCTCGCTGGCCCTGGCCGCGATGGTGTTCAAGACCGGGCTGCTCTCCGACCCCGGGGCCTCCGACATCGGCACGGCCACCGTCCCGCTCGGCGACATCCACCACGACCGGGCGCTCGCCGAGCTGGAGCGGGCCGGCGTCAAGGTGCTGCTGCGGGCCCGGGTGAGCGAGCTCAAACCGGCCGTCCCGCAGCACACCGTCCGGCTGGAGGGCGGCGGCGAGCCGCTCACCGCCGAGACGGTGGTCCTGGCCGGCGCCCAGGACACCGCACTGGAGCTGCTGCCGCCCGACGCGCTGGCCCACCAGGAGCGGCTCGCCGACTTCGGCACCTCGCCGATCCTCAACGTCCACGTGGTCTACGACCGCAAGGTGCTGCGCCGGCCGTTCTTCGCCGCGCTCGGCTCGCCCGTGCAGTGGGTCTTCGACCGCACCGCGCACTCCGGGCTGGCCGGCACCTCGCTCGGCGCGGCCCACCCCGGTGCCCAGTACCTGGCGCTCTCGCAGTCCGCCGTGGAGGACGAGATCGACCTGCCGGTCGCCGAACTGCGCCGCCGGTACCTGCCCGAGCTGGCCCGGTTGCTGCCCGCCGCCGGCGGGGCCGAGGTGCTGGACTTCTTCGTCACCCGCGAGCGGACCGCCACCTTCGACCCGGCTCCGGGCACCGCCGCGTTGCGCCCCGGCCCGCGCACCGCCGTCCCCGGCCTGCTGCTGGCCGGCGCGTGGACGGCCACCGGCTGGCCCGCGACCATGGAGGGGGCCGTGCGCAGCGGTCACGCCGCCGCCGACGAGGTACCGGCCGCCGACGGCCGCCCCCGGCCGGCCGACCGCGGCGACGGGAGGTGGCCGAGGTGA